The following DNA comes from Armatimonadota bacterium.
CCCTGGGATGCGAGCTGCAACCGCGCGGAATACAAGCGTTCCCGCGGGACCTCCACCGTGGTGCCTGCCCCCGACAACCGGTATGGGATTCCCAACTTCTGGAGGGCCTCCACCACCCGGGCGGCCTCCTCCACCTCCAGCCGGCCGTACAGCGGCACGTACTCCGGCCGGCGCAGGAAACTCCAGGCGCTTATGAGGGCCACCACCCCCAGGCCCACCGCCACCAGAATCCGCCGGTGGCTTTGGAGCTCGGTGGACCACAACCGCCGCAACGCCTCCATCGGGCAGGTGCCTCCCTCACACCTGCATCCGGATCAGCTCCTGGTAGGCCTCCAGCAAGCGGTTGCGCACCTGGATGGCGAGTTGCAACGCCAGGTTCGCCTCCTCCATGGCCACCATCACCGCGTGTACATCGTCCGTGCGGCCGTCCGCGAGGGCCGCGGCCGCGGCATCCGCGCGGCGCTGCAGCTCGTCCGCGCTGCGTACTGCCCGCTCCAAGGCCTCCGCGAACGCGGAGAGGGCCTCCCGGAGCGGAGAGAAGGAAGCCGGGGAGAGGGGGCCGACCCCTTGAAGCTCCATTTCTACCTCCTGCCGATCTCCAGGGCCTTCAGGATGGCCTGCTTAGTGGTGTTGAGCGCGACCACGTTGGCCTCGTAGGCCCGGGCAGAGGCGATGAGGTCGACCATCTCCACCGCGGGGTTCACGTTGGGCAGGGTCACGAATCCCTCCGGGTCCGCATCGGGATGCCCGGGATCGTACACCCGGCGGGGCGGGCTGAGGTCCTCCACGATCCCCGCCACCACCACGCCCCGGGCCTCTCCTACGGCCACGGGGCCCAGGGAGGCCAGGAACCGGTTCACGAGAGGCGCGAAGAGCACCACCTTCCGCCGGTACGGGCCTTCAGGACCGCGGGTGGTGTTCGCGTTGGCGAGGTTACCGGCGATCACCTCCATGCGCACCCGCTCCGCGGTGAGGGCGCTGGCGCTTGTCTCCATGGCCCGGAAGAGGGACACGGCACACCTCCGTCCTACCGCCGGCCCTCCAGGATGGCCGACCGCAGCATCTCCAACTTCGCGGAGAGCAGGGTGGTGAGGGCCATCATCAGGAGGCCCGTGCGTGCGATCTCCACGCTCTCCAGTTCCGGGTCCACCTCCGTCCCGTCCTGGCGGACGAAGGCCACCCCCTCCGACGGCGCCCCGTCCGCAGGCACCTCCTCCCACAGGGCCCGGAGGGTGGCCCCGAAGTCCACGTCCGCCCGCACGTAGCCCGGGGTGTGGGCATTGGCCAGGTTCGAGGCGAGAAGGGCCTGCCTGCGGCCCAGAGTCCGCAGGGAGGCCAGCAGGTACCGGCCCGTGGGATCCAACATAGCCACCTTCGAAGCCTTGCAAGATCGGTGCCGGAAATCCTAGAGTCTACGCAGGCGCGGGCGGGAAATTGCGGCAGGGATCTTGCAATTCCGCGGCCACAAAGCGCTGGAGGCGAGGGTGAAACGCGCAGCTTCTTCCCAGGACCGTCTACGGATCCTCCTTGCGGTGGCGGAGCACCTGAACCGGCACACGGAGCTCCAGCCCATGCTGGATTCCGTCCTTCCCTTGATCCTGGGTCTCGTGGGGGTACCCGCGGGGTGGATCTCCCTGCGAACCGAGGAGGGGTTTCAGCTCGCGGCCGCGGCAGGCCTCCCGTCTGGACTGGAGGCAGAGGACCGCGCCGCCCTGCGCTGGTCCCCTTGCGCATGTCAGCGGATGGCCCTGGAGGGGCGGCTCGTGGAGCCCGTGAATCTCCTGGAGTGCGAGCGGCTCCTGGGCCTGGCTGAGAAGGCGGAGGGGCTGCGCCTGCACGTCTCGGTCCCTCTTCGAGCCAGGGACCGCATCCTCGGCATCCTCAACCTCGCGAAGGCCGATCCAAAACCCCTCCACCAGGCGGAGCGAGACCTGCTGTGGATGATCGGGGAGCAGCTCGGGGTGGCGGTGGATCGGGCCCGGCTCCTCGCGCGGATGCAGGAGATGCGGGAGCGGGAGGAGGAGCGGATCTCCCGCTTAGCCCAGGAGCTCGTGGACGCGAACACCCTGGAAGAAGTGGCCCAGGCGGTGTTCGAGGTGTTGCGGGAGGTCCTCGCGCCCGACCGCTTGGCCCTCCTGGTGGTGGATCCCTCGCAGACCTACCTGGAGCCGGTAGCGGGGTGGGGTTGGCCGGGGGAGCGGTTGGAGTTCGTCCGGCTCCCCATGCGGCCGCCGGACGCCAACGGTCCGGCGTGGGCCTTGCACACGGGCAAACCCCTCCTCGTGGATCTGGACAGCGCCCCCTATCGGGTCCCGGAGCGGTTGCGCCAGGCCGGGGTGCAGGCCGTTCTGCTCCTCCCCATGCTCTCCGGGAAGGAGCCCATCGGGGTTCTGACGGCCCACTACTTCTCCCGCCGGGAGGTTCCGGATTCGGTTCTGCAGTTCTGCATGCTCATCGGTCGCATCGCCGCGGGGGCCGTGGCTCGCGTACGGGAGCATCTCCGCTACCGCCTGCTCTTCGAACGGGTCCCGGTGGGGCTGTACCGGTCCACGCCCGCAGGAGAGATCCTGGACGCCAACGAAGCGCTCGTGCACCTTCTCCGATACCCAGACCGGGAGACCCTCCTGCAGACGAACGCCGTCCAGCTCTACGTGGACCCCACGGATCGAAAGCGGTGGCGGCAACTCGTGGACGAGCATGGGGTGATCTCAGGGTTCGAGACGCGGTGGCGCCGCTACGACGGGTCAGAGATCTGGATCCGGGAGAGCGCCCGCGCCATCCGCGACGCCTCCGGGACCCCGGTGTACTACGAAGGGAGCGTGGAGGACATCACGGAGCAGAAGCGCTACGAGCTGGAGGTCACCTACCTCGCGAGCCACGACCCCCTCACGGGTGCTCTCAACCGTCGGAGCTTCCAGGAGGCCCTGGAGCGCAGGATCTCCCTGGGCCGGAACACAGCTCAGAAGGTTGCCCTGCTGTTCCTGGACCTGGACGGATTCAAACACGTGAACGACCGGCTCGGACACCAGACCGGGGATACGGTACTCCGGGTGGTGGTCCACTGCATCCGCACCCGGCTGCGG
Coding sequences within:
- the fliE gene encoding flagellar hook-basal body complex protein FliE, with amino-acid sequence MELQGVGPLSPASFSPLREALSAFAEALERAVRSADELQRRADAAAAALADGRTDDVHAVMVAMEEANLALQLAIQVRNRLLEAYQELIRMQV
- the flgC gene encoding flagellar basal body rod protein FlgC, producing the protein MSLFRAMETSASALTAERVRMEVIAGNLANANTTRGPEGPYRRKVVLFAPLVNRFLASLGPVAVGEARGVVVAGIVEDLSPPRRVYDPGHPDADPEGFVTLPNVNPAVEMVDLIASARAYEANVVALNTTKQAILKALEIGRR
- a CDS encoding diguanylate cyclase, encoding MKRAASSQDRLRILLAVAEHLNRHTELQPMLDSVLPLILGLVGVPAGWISLRTEEGFQLAAAAGLPSGLEAEDRAALRWSPCACQRMALEGRLVEPVNLLECERLLGLAEKAEGLRLHVSVPLRARDRILGILNLAKADPKPLHQAERDLLWMIGEQLGVAVDRARLLARMQEMREREEERISRLAQELVDANTLEEVAQAVFEVLREVLAPDRLALLVVDPSQTYLEPVAGWGWPGERLEFVRLPMRPPDANGPAWALHTGKPLLVDLDSAPYRVPERLRQAGVQAVLLLPMLSGKEPIGVLTAHYFSRREVPDSVLQFCMLIGRIAAGAVARVREHLRYRLLFERVPVGLYRSTPAGEILDANEALVHLLRYPDRETLLQTNAVQLYVDPTDRKRWRQLVDEHGVISGFETRWRRYDGSEIWIRESARAIRDASGTPVYYEGSVEDITEQKRYELEVTYLASHDPLTGALNRRSFQEALERRISLGRNTAQKVALLFLDLDGFKHVNDRLGHQTGDTVLRVVVHCIRTRLREADLLGRLGGDEFGVLLYPADEARAWTVAERIVRAVREWAQAELDARLRITCSCGIALFPDHAPTADGLLTAADAAMYAVKVRGGDGVAVFAQENPVFTGPLWKDSEPQSPPP